Proteins encoded within one genomic window of Halobacteroides halobius DSM 5150:
- a CDS encoding beta-sandwich domain-containing protein yields MEINKIKKKKIVFVMLSIMLLGLAGCSSSFNKTETGNIYGQVYFPEVEVSVLGNNNPGRTVVYLDDKKYQVTTTNGNFTFNNVKAGTHTLQIKDKYYYSKEYKVKVENSSIKTELKDKIGGIYLKSWYLGGGSNLVSILQVNLSSEIAKKIKSGEYKVKVFRIKDGKEILIEAYKNDYWLDGNVYVEDIFNLNKKYKIKVKVFNSKGKVTRQFTKQIIYHKLNLIGPKDSVTKSNPTFNWEEIDGIVTYSFNLSHWDKANSYWSSLFTLNSNNLSIPQYVLQVTENDADKWVTGNKYRWHVKGYLYDKAGHCYEEFQSVKMKFDYK; encoded by the coding sequence ATGGAAATCAATAAAATTAAAAAGAAAAAAATAGTATTTGTAATGTTAAGCATCATGTTATTAGGACTAGCTGGTTGTTCTAGTTCTTTTAACAAGACTGAAACAGGAAATATTTATGGACAAGTCTATTTTCCGGAAGTTGAGGTTTCTGTGTTAGGTAATAACAATCCGGGAAGAACGGTAGTCTATCTAGATGATAAAAAATACCAGGTAACAACTACAAATGGTAATTTCACTTTTAATAATGTAAAAGCTGGTACCCATACTTTGCAAATTAAAGATAAATATTATTATTCAAAAGAATATAAAGTAAAAGTAGAAAACTCTAGTATAAAAACTGAATTAAAAGATAAAATAGGCGGGATATATTTAAAATCTTGGTACTTAGGAGGGGGTAGTAATTTAGTGTCAATTTTACAAGTTAATTTATCTAGTGAGATTGCTAAAAAAATAAAAAGTGGTGAGTATAAAGTAAAAGTATTTCGAATAAAAGATGGAAAAGAAATTTTAATTGAAGCCTATAAAAATGATTATTGGTTAGATGGAAATGTATATGTAGAAGATATATTTAATTTAAATAAAAAGTATAAAATTAAAGTTAAAGTTTTTAATAGTAAAGGAAAAGTAACAAGGCAATTTACTAAGCAAATAATATACCATAAATTAAATTTAATTGGCCCTAAAGATTCAGTAACAAAATCAAATCCTACTTTTAATTGGGAAGAAATTGATGGAATAGTAACTTATAGTTTTAATTTATCACACTGGGACAAGGCTAATAGCTATTGGTCTAGTTTGTTTACTCTTAATAGCAATAATTTATCAATCCCCCAATATGTACTACAAGTTACAGAAAATGATGCTGATAAGTGGGTTACTGGAAATAAGTATAGGTGGCACGTTAAAGGATATTTATATGATAAAGCTGGGCATTGTTACGAAGAATTTCAATCAGTTAAAATGAAATTTGATTATAAGTAA
- a CDS encoding InlB B-repeat-containing protein, whose translation MKGDKIISLTLILLLSLVLVGCLEANAASNKVKLTIYKLGKGEITPKVGTHTYKQGATITLKAVAKKGYSFNKWSSKGINELNKKVKNCELVLDQDLTITAVFSDGKTLNFVDYDIEQVLRKKLQKWGKLNQHSNNILKEDVYGVKSLNIEGVEIESFQGLQFMPDLNYLDIRESKVTGNLFPLAKSNNLRQLIIREKTKLKDISQLDLLTQLKDLTLENHQLTELSQISNLSQLSRLNISSSSLKSIKGIENFTKLKRFTLQNGKVADISTLSQLTNLKRITINDLPVKDISPLSNLNNLKYLTLSELPVDESKDLTKVLKSMNNLKRLSLTDLKINRVDFLKGISQLSWLNLSRNSFSNLEKLKEHILRINNLSTLWLSQLGLENIDFLLKLDLNELKEVYIRGNNLDLSKEAEDMKVINKLKQKGVQVIYKWPWQ comes from the coding sequence ATGAAAGGTGATAAAATAATTTCTTTAACTTTGATTTTACTGTTAAGTTTGGTTTTAGTTGGTTGTTTAGAAGCTAATGCAGCTAGTAATAAAGTTAAATTAACAATTTATAAACTTGGTAAAGGAGAGATTACTCCTAAAGTAGGAACTCATACTTATAAACAAGGTGCTACAATTACTTTAAAAGCAGTTGCTAAAAAAGGGTATTCTTTTAATAAATGGTCCAGTAAGGGGATTAATGAATTAAATAAAAAGGTTAAAAATTGTGAATTAGTATTAGATCAGGACTTAACAATTACAGCAGTATTTAGTGATGGGAAAACACTTAATTTTGTGGATTATGATATTGAACAAGTACTTCGTAAAAAATTACAAAAATGGGGAAAATTAAATCAGCACTCTAATAATATTTTAAAGGAAGATGTTTATGGAGTAAAATCTTTAAATATTGAAGGAGTAGAAATAGAATCTTTCCAGGGGCTTCAATTTATGCCCGATCTAAATTACCTAGATATTCGAGAAAGTAAAGTCACCGGAAATTTATTTCCATTAGCGAAAAGTAATAATTTAAGGCAACTAATAATTAGAGAAAAGACAAAACTTAAAGATATAAGTCAGCTTGATCTTTTAACTCAACTTAAAGATCTTACTTTAGAAAATCATCAGTTGACTGAACTTTCTCAAATTAGCAACTTAAGTCAGTTAAGTAGACTTAATATTAGTAGTTCTAGCCTTAAAAGTATTAAAGGAATAGAAAACTTCACTAAATTAAAGAGATTTACTTTACAAAATGGAAAAGTTGCAGATATAAGTACTCTATCGCAGCTAACTAATCTAAAAAGGATAACTATTAATGATCTCCCAGTAAAGGATATAAGCCCTTTATCTAATTTGAATAATTTAAAATATTTGACTTTATCAGAGCTTCCAGTTGATGAATCAAAAGATCTAACTAAAGTATTGAAAAGTATGAATAATTTAAAACGTCTTTCATTGACTGATTTAAAAATTAATAGAGTTGATTTCTTAAAAGGAATCTCACAATTAAGTTGGCTTAATCTTTCTAGAAATTCTTTTAGTAATTTAGAAAAATTAAAAGAACACATACTTCGAATAAATAACCTAAGTACTTTATGGCTTAGTCAATTAGGTCTAGAAAATATTGATTTTCTATTAAAATTAGATTTAAATGAGTTAAAAGAAGTATATATTAGAGGAAACAACCTTGATTTATCAAAAGAGGCAGAAGATATGAAAGTTATTAACAAATTAAAGCAAAAAGGAGTCCAAGTTATTTATAAATGGCCCTGGCAATAA
- a CDS encoding LacI family DNA-binding transcriptional regulator, whose amino-acid sequence MGITMQDIAQEAGVSKATVSRVINEDSYVSKSTKKKVMGVVNKYNYKPHTVARGLARDLSHTIGLMIPGPPRNITDPFFLEFLHGAGNKAAEYSYSLSLPTISDNNEQKLYEEVIDKNDIDGLIITDPQVNDFRVDYLKKEGIPFLFLGRTFADENVCWVDGDNVGGAYQATDYLIKQGHEKIACISGPTKFVASHTRFEGYRQALSENGFVFNSNLVIRGDFTKEGGYLAIKKLLAKADFFSAVFAINDAMAMGAIQALKEEGVNIPQECAVIGFDGIDLGDYITPKLTTVRQPVYQLGQESVKKLIKLIKGQEINEKQKILPVELLSKDSV is encoded by the coding sequence ATGGGGATTACAATGCAAGATATTGCTCAAGAAGCAGGTGTCTCTAAAGCAACTGTCTCTCGGGTAATAAATGAGGACTCTTATGTAAGTAAAAGCACCAAAAAAAAGGTAATGGGAGTTGTAAATAAATATAACTATAAACCTCATACAGTAGCTAGAGGTTTAGCTAGGGATTTATCACATACAATTGGATTAATGATTCCTGGGCCACCACGAAATATTACTGATCCCTTCTTTTTAGAATTTTTACATGGAGCAGGTAATAAAGCAGCAGAATATAGTTATAGTTTATCTTTACCAACAATTAGTGATAATAATGAACAGAAGCTTTATGAAGAAGTAATTGATAAAAATGATATTGATGGTTTAATTATCACTGACCCGCAGGTAAATGATTTTAGAGTAGATTATTTAAAAAAAGAGGGTATTCCCTTTTTATTTTTAGGGAGAACATTTGCTGATGAAAATGTTTGTTGGGTTGATGGAGACAATGTGGGAGGAGCTTATCAAGCAACTGATTATTTAATTAAGCAGGGACATGAAAAAATCGCTTGTATTTCAGGTCCAACTAAATTTGTAGCTAGTCATACTCGTTTTGAAGGGTATAGACAGGCTTTATCTGAAAATGGTTTTGTTTTTAATTCCAATCTAGTTATTAGAGGTGATTTTACTAAAGAAGGTGGTTACTTAGCTATCAAGAAATTATTGGCTAAAGCAGATTTTTTCTCAGCTGTCTTTGCTATTAATGATGCAATGGCAATGGGAGCAATTCAAGCTTTAAAAGAAGAAGGGGTTAATATTCCTCAAGAGTGTGCTGTAATAGGTTTTGATGGAATTGATTTAGGCGATTACATTACTCCTAAATTAACTACAGTACGCCAACCAGTTTATCAATTAGGTCAAGAATCAGTTAAAAAACTAATTAAGTTAATAAAAGGCCAAGAAATTAATGAGAAACAGAAAATCTTACCTGTAGAATTATTGAGTAAAGATTCAGTTTAA
- a CDS encoding RHS repeat-associated core domain-containing protein yields MKEKKRKEQKSKNKVKEVGNSYKKGSKTENITQDLLNQKSKQKLKIIKGVNTRTGHKDGETAGDPVRYSTGEYISKSTDLVIKNVTPHFKVVRNYGSFNQNSFSFGKGWNFNYDTRIIMGVRPDYKEVARKLSKFASQLEDYYQKAVKDYQRAKSLSEKALKRAQEAVVHASKALEKAKKAKGLAKKAVKAAQNGKEDAEEAELIASNALYYFQQAIEEARKAKDKVATAKNMADTAINKADTAILKAKEALNSTDGNSTLEREAQSALDNAKRLKKNAKIAKQNAVTAKGRATDLEEKIKILITDLEFLEEDITAEQDEAEESYNEAETALSNAWDALDSAKRMVRESEKMLNAAQNQLSKTQSWRKTVKKKHQLIEKLKKIKNKVRELAQEAQLDKEYSEAAHYRNQYNVDWSTNLERDEIGTRRVILIDESGIPHIYKIDKKPDYDADIKFSDGRKNYYPKGSSTQAVKPTDDKLEILSDGTYKLTKKDKTVYYYSYFGKLKKIEKPTERYLKFKYNKKHELVEIKDSFGRTVKIDRVNGKIVSITDPIGRKHFYNYREDKLVAYTDPAGNTRRYEYNEDHLTKLIYPNGDSWTYYYQQLNGKWVVDYQVDSSEAKFEFEYNKDSQRTIVTDRRGHSTIYIYNEDYLTEETVGPNYNRVQKEYDSQNNLVAVIDKRGNRTSYTYDSNNNITSITDPKGNTISFTYNQFNKVTSVTDKNGNTTTYSYDNNGNLTRITYPDGTSRRLVYNQADLVVKEINPRGNTIQYKYDDYGNIKEKIYPDGSKEKFVYDKVGRLLKKTGPKGGTINYSYNANNKVTKIVDQLGNTKKYKYNSRGKVTIKIDARGNKIEYKYDNRNNLKAIKDGKGNVRKFEYDAAENLTRKVISENVHYIYKYDNLDRLVRKKQVETGVTTEYEYDAASNVTAITDGKGNTTQFVYDDLNRRIRKIDPLGNTVSYDYSPEGQIKSITDKKGNTTIFQYDSRGRVTKVTNALGETVQYEYDAAGNLIKKVDPKGNETEYKYDKRDRLVKKINPKGKETTFEYDDAGNLVQKVDPKGNVTKYSYDLKGRLIRKENALGEVKKYEYDAADNLVVMINEAGVKITYKYDKLNRLVQIKNELGNTTKFGYNELGKVAWKEDALRNRVKYKYNGLGQLTKVIDVKGKAVKYKYDQAGNLVKKIDKEGNVTEYNYDQLNRRIAIVDALNNKVKYEYDPNGNKVAMTNKNGNTYHYKYDELDRLTAEINYQGEKQTYEYDANGNLVEKTDFKGQTTTYNYDKLNRLVKVAFEGKTKKEYQYDAVGNLTKAINSHAQQTFQYDKLSRLVKVKVNNKQEKDSRVIKYNYNAVGKRTKMSIQDGLRDTTRELTYQYDQLNRLTKVSLPDGGKVKYKYDELNRVVEKVNSNGTGTNYQYTDRGRIKTIKHWTKRGGGRKLLESYGYIYNANGQRKFQIEGSGELQAYQYDPVGRLKKVHYPFRDKKKLADLKERKYFGLLSKVGDPTDYQLNFNHDMIWSEESNLRDQLENNLDSIGSSSGGEGTLRLDQGENALPFVTELDVSMEQEDKIDSLYDKVAKGGSFNIDPLNSGYWTEEFSYDPAGNVVVKQNGWGQITYAYNQSNQLVQAGQRKYDYDANGNLIKEQLGDLSAEYEYNYNNRLVRARNNSNYPHFFNSRRPFEGEVRYKYDALGRKIEKTVDPLQGAWQETQRYMYDGKSHNIIEGYEMKVKRKGNNGNNRINAGKMNKISEYYHAEGKLIAMNYFKKPKISGGWWPKHPNKGMNFYHQDALGSVTMTTGRNGQAVERYEYDAYGKPYNGWFEHSAHNQNPYGFTGQRYSNQLGTWNFAYRHYNSNSMRWITKDPVKDGTNWYQYCYSDPVNYIDPLGLDATTFKAAAGLSWLPMADSPFLPFGDAAYAIIVGGLGIIEYGPQVYNSGRKVIDNWGSREAKEKVNNQTKDSQGKLEQVDDPAPDVTGNSTDDSVTGQDEEKGTIVLGNNLKNGGGNGFNNNNDDDGIVKKIKGTAKNIAKVVKEKPVTTIITVGTLGSVAGNLMLKPIADLFQLSKPEEEIKKPEEYKNSNQNQIVEEGKK; encoded by the coding sequence ATGAAGGAGAAGAAAAGAAAAGAACAAAAATCCAAAAATAAAGTTAAGGAAGTAGGAAATAGTTACAAAAAAGGAAGTAAAACTGAAAATATAACTCAAGATTTATTAAATCAAAAGTCAAAACAAAAGTTGAAAATAATAAAGGGAGTCAATACTAGAACCGGGCACAAAGATGGTGAAACTGCAGGTGATCCAGTAAGATACTCTACCGGAGAATATATAAGTAAGAGTACTGATTTAGTAATAAAGAATGTAACTCCTCATTTTAAAGTGGTTAGAAATTATGGTAGTTTTAATCAAAATAGTTTTTCCTTTGGAAAAGGTTGGAATTTTAATTATGATACTCGAATAATTATGGGGGTTAGACCTGATTATAAAGAAGTTGCTAGGAAGTTAAGTAAGTTTGCCAGTCAGTTAGAGGATTATTATCAAAAAGCAGTAAAAGATTATCAAAGAGCGAAAAGCTTATCCGAGAAAGCTCTAAAACGAGCCCAGGAAGCTGTGGTTCATGCTAGTAAAGCTTTGGAAAAGGCGAAAAAAGCTAAGGGGTTAGCTAAAAAAGCTGTAAAGGCTGCCCAGAATGGAAAGGAAGATGCAGAAGAAGCTGAACTGATTGCTTCTAACGCTTTGTATTATTTTCAACAGGCTATTGAAGAAGCTAGAAAGGCCAAGGATAAAGTTGCTACTGCTAAAAATATGGCTGATACAGCAATTAATAAAGCAGATACAGCAATTTTAAAAGCTAAAGAAGCCCTTAACTCAACTGATGGTAATTCTACGTTGGAAAGAGAAGCTCAGTCTGCTCTAGATAATGCGAAACGACTAAAGAAAAATGCTAAAATTGCTAAACAAAATGCAGTAACAGCTAAAGGAAGAGCAACTGATTTAGAAGAAAAAATTAAAATATTAATTACTGATTTAGAGTTTTTAGAAGAAGATATTACTGCTGAACAAGATGAAGCCGAAGAAAGTTATAATGAAGCAGAAACTGCTTTAAGTAACGCTTGGGATGCTTTAGATTCAGCTAAAAGAATGGTAAGAGAATCTGAAAAAATGTTAAATGCAGCTCAAAATCAATTGAGTAAAACTCAATCATGGCGAAAGACCGTAAAGAAGAAACACCAATTAATAGAGAAACTTAAAAAAATAAAAAACAAAGTTAGAGAGTTAGCACAAGAGGCACAATTAGATAAGGAATATTCTGAAGCAGCTCATTATCGTAATCAGTATAATGTTGATTGGTCCACTAATCTAGAAAGAGATGAAATTGGAACTCGCCGAGTAATATTGATAGATGAATCTGGGATTCCACATATTTATAAAATAGACAAGAAACCTGACTATGATGCAGATATTAAATTTTCTGATGGAAGAAAGAACTATTATCCAAAAGGGAGTTCTACTCAAGCAGTAAAACCAACAGATGATAAACTAGAAATTTTATCGGATGGCACCTATAAATTAACTAAAAAAGATAAGACAGTTTATTACTACTCCTATTTTGGTAAGCTTAAAAAAATTGAAAAACCAACTGAAAGATATCTTAAATTTAAGTATAATAAAAAACATGAGTTGGTTGAAATTAAAGATAGCTTCGGGCGTACGGTTAAGATAGATCGAGTTAATGGTAAAATAGTAAGTATTACTGATCCTATTGGAAGAAAACATTTCTATAATTATCGCGAAGATAAATTAGTTGCTTATACTGATCCTGCCGGCAACACTAGAAGATATGAATACAATGAGGATCACTTAACTAAGTTAATTTATCCGAATGGTGACAGTTGGACCTATTATTATCAGCAGCTTAATGGTAAATGGGTGGTGGACTATCAGGTAGATAGTAGCGAGGCCAAGTTTGAATTTGAATATAATAAAGATAGTCAGAGAACAATTGTAACTGATAGACGAGGTCACTCTACTATTTATATTTATAATGAAGATTATTTGACAGAAGAAACAGTTGGCCCTAATTATAATCGAGTACAAAAAGAATATGATAGTCAAAATAATTTAGTTGCAGTTATAGATAAAAGAGGTAATAGAACAAGCTATACTTATGATAGTAACAATAATATTACTAGTATTACTGATCCTAAAGGAAATACGATTAGTTTTACTTATAATCAATTTAATAAAGTAACTTCTGTAACTGATAAGAATGGTAATACAACTACTTATAGCTATGATAATAATGGAAATTTAACTAGAATTACTTATCCAGACGGGACAAGCCGTAGATTAGTGTATAATCAAGCTGACCTGGTGGTTAAAGAAATTAATCCAAGAGGAAATACGATTCAATATAAGTATGATGACTATGGCAATATTAAGGAGAAAATTTATCCTGATGGTAGTAAAGAAAAGTTTGTATATGATAAAGTAGGCAGATTATTGAAGAAAACTGGACCTAAAGGAGGTACAATAAACTATAGTTATAATGCCAATAACAAAGTAACTAAAATTGTGGATCAGTTAGGAAATACAAAAAAGTATAAATATAACTCTCGCGGCAAAGTAACTATTAAGATAGATGCTCGAGGAAATAAAATAGAATATAAATATGATAATCGAAATAACTTAAAAGCAATAAAGGATGGAAAAGGTAATGTAAGAAAGTTTGAGTATGATGCAGCAGAGAATTTAACCCGTAAGGTTATTTCTGAAAATGTTCATTATATATATAAATATGATAATTTAGATAGATTAGTGAGAAAAAAACAAGTAGAAACAGGTGTCACTACTGAGTATGAATATGATGCCGCTAGCAATGTAACAGCAATTACTGACGGTAAGGGAAATACTACCCAGTTTGTTTATGATGACTTAAATAGAAGGATTAGAAAGATAGATCCGTTAGGAAATACTGTTAGTTATGACTATTCTCCAGAAGGACAGATCAAATCAATAACAGATAAGAAAGGAAATACTACTATCTTTCAGTATGATAGTAGAGGAAGAGTAACCAAGGTAACTAATGCTTTAGGAGAGACAGTCCAGTATGAATATGATGCAGCTGGCAATTTGATCAAGAAAGTAGATCCTAAAGGTAATGAGACTGAATACAAATATGATAAACGAGATAGATTAGTTAAGAAAATAAATCCAAAAGGAAAAGAAACTACTTTTGAGTATGATGACGCCGGTAATTTAGTACAAAAAGTTGATCCTAAAGGTAATGTAACTAAATATAGCTATGACTTAAAAGGTAGATTAATTAGAAAAGAAAATGCTTTAGGAGAAGTCAAAAAGTATGAATATGATGCCGCTGATAATTTAGTAGTCATGATTAATGAGGCGGGAGTAAAAATCACCTATAAATATGATAAATTAAATCGATTAGTTCAGATTAAAAATGAATTAGGTAATACTACTAAATTCGGCTATAATGAGCTAGGTAAGGTAGCCTGGAAAGAAGATGCTCTCAGAAATAGAGTGAAGTATAAATATAATGGTTTAGGACAACTAACAAAAGTGATTGATGTTAAAGGAAAAGCTGTTAAATATAAGTACGACCAGGCAGGTAACTTAGTTAAGAAAATAGATAAAGAAGGTAATGTGACAGAATATAATTACGATCAACTTAACCGTCGAATAGCGATTGTGGATGCACTCAATAACAAAGTAAAATATGAGTATGATCCAAATGGTAATAAAGTAGCAATGACCAATAAAAACGGTAATACCTATCATTATAAGTATGATGAATTAGATAGACTAACAGCAGAGATTAATTATCAAGGAGAGAAGCAGACTTACGAATATGATGCTAACGGTAATTTGGTAGAGAAAACAGACTTTAAGGGACAAACTACTACCTATAATTATGATAAATTGAATCGACTAGTAAAAGTAGCATTTGAAGGAAAAACTAAGAAAGAATATCAATATGACGCAGTAGGTAACTTAACTAAAGCAATTAATTCTCATGCACAACAGACATTCCAGTATGATAAACTATCAAGATTAGTCAAGGTAAAAGTTAATAATAAGCAGGAAAAAGATAGTAGAGTAATTAAGTATAATTATAACGCTGTAGGAAAACGAACCAAAATGAGTATCCAGGATGGATTAAGAGATACTACCAGAGAACTAACTTATCAATATGATCAATTAAACAGATTAACTAAGGTAAGTTTACCAGACGGCGGAAAAGTCAAATATAAATATGATGAGTTAAATAGAGTAGTAGAAAAGGTAAATAGCAATGGTACAGGAACTAACTACCAATATACTGACCGTGGTAGAATAAAAACTATTAAACACTGGACTAAACGAGGCGGTGGTAGGAAGCTACTTGAATCTTACGGCTATATCTATAATGCCAACGGCCAACGGAAATTCCAAATAGAAGGAAGTGGAGAATTACAAGCTTATCAGTATGATCCAGTAGGTCGGCTAAAGAAAGTACACTATCCATTTAGAGATAAGAAGAAACTAGCTGACCTTAAAGAAAGAAAATACTTTGGATTACTTTCAAAAGTTGGCGATCCGACTGATTATCAGTTAAACTTTAATCATGATATGATATGGAGTGAAGAAAGTAATTTACGAGATCAATTAGAAAATAATTTAGACTCTATAGGCAGCAGCTCCGGCGGAGAAGGAACCTTAAGATTAGATCAAGGAGAAAACGCACTACCATTTGTAACAGAATTAGATGTCAGTATGGAGCAAGAAGATAAAATTGATAGCTTATATGATAAGGTTGCAAAAGGCGGTTCTTTTAATATTGATCCACTGAATAGTGGTTACTGGACAGAAGAATTCAGCTATGACCCAGCAGGCAATGTAGTAGTTAAACAAAATGGCTGGGGCCAAATCACCTACGCCTATAACCAAAGCAACCAGTTAGTCCAAGCCGGTCAGAGAAAATATGACTATGATGCCAATGGTAACTTAATTAAGGAACAGCTAGGAGACTTATCAGCCGAATATGAATACAATTATAACAATAGATTAGTCAGAGCTAGAAATAACAGCAACTACCCTCACTTCTTCAACAGCAGGCGACCATTTGAAGGAGAAGTCAGATATAAGTATGATGCTTTAGGTAGAAAGATAGAAAAAACAGTAGATCCTCTACAAGGGGCATGGCAAGAAACTCAGCGGTATATGTACGATGGAAAGAGCCATAACATTATTGAAGGCTATGAAATGAAAGTTAAAAGAAAAGGAAATAATGGAAATAATCGCATAAATGCAGGAAAAATGAATAAAATTAGTGAATATTATCATGCAGAAGGTAAACTAATTGCAATGAATTACTTCAAGAAGCCAAAGATAAGCGGCGGCTGGTGGCCGAAACATCCTAATAAGGGAATGAATTTCTACCACCAGGATGCCCTAGGTTCAGTAACAATGACTACCGGAAGAAACGGACAGGCTGTTGAGCGTTATGAATATGATGCTTATGGTAAGCCGTACAACGGCTGGTTTGAGCACAGTGCTCATAATCAAAATCCTTATGGCTTTACTGGTCAGAGATATAGTAATCAGTTAGGAACTTGGAACTTTGCTTACAGACACTATAATTCAAACAGCATGCGTTGGATAACCAAGGATCCAGTTAAGGATGGAACTAACTGGTATCAGTATTGTTATAGTGATCCAGTAAATTATATAGATCCGTTGGGATTAGATGCTACAACTTTTAAAGCAGCTGCCGGTTTATCTTGGTTACCTATGGCTGATAGCCCATTTTTACCTTTTGGCGATGCAGCATATGCCATAATTGTAGGTGGTTTAGGAATAATTGAATATGGACCACAAGTATATAATTCAGGTAGAAAAGTTATTGATAACTGGGGGAGTCGAGAAGCTAAAGAAAAAGTTAATAATCAAACTAAAGATTCGCAAGGGAAATTAGAACAAGTTGATGATCCAGCACCAGATGTGACTGGGAATAGTACTGATGATTCAGTAACAGGACAAGATGAAGAAAAGGGTACTATAGTCCTGGGTAATAATCTTAAAAATGGAGGAGGAAATGGATTTAACAATAATAATGATGATGATGGAATAGTAAAGAAAATTAAAGGTACAGCTAAGAATATAGCCAAAGTAGTTAAAGAGAAACCAGTAACAACTATAATTACAGTAGGAACATTAGGATCTGTTGCTGGAAATCTTATGCTTAAACCTATTGCAGATTTATTCCAATTATCAAAACCAGAAGAAGAAATAAAAAAACCGGAAGAATATAAAAATAGTAATCAAAATCAAATTGTAGAGGAAGGTAAAAAGTGA